In Tenacibaculum pacificus, a single window of DNA contains:
- the hemB gene encoding porphobilinogen synthase, whose translation MFRTRRLRKTEGIRRLVRETKVSVDDFIYPLFIEEGENIETEISSMPGIKRFSLDRISKELDEVVELNIPAVLLFGIPSKKDDEGTETWNDNGIMQQAIRFIKKNYPDLYVITDVCFCEYTSHGHCGVIHNNDVDNDATLVNIAKQTVSHARAGADMVAPSGMMDGTIAMMRESLDNTGFANLPIMGYSVKYASAFYGPFREAVDSAPSFGDRRTYQMDAANRDEGMREATFDDQEGADILMVKPALSYLDVIRDLKNNFDRPIACYNVSGEYSMVKAAAEKGWIDGEKVMMESLLSMKRAGADIIITYFAKEAARVLNRK comes from the coding sequence ATGTTTCGTACAAGAAGACTTAGGAAAACAGAAGGAATCAGAAGATTAGTTAGAGAAACAAAAGTATCTGTGGATGATTTTATTTACCCTTTATTTATTGAAGAAGGTGAAAATATTGAAACAGAAATAAGTTCTATGCCTGGAATTAAACGTTTTTCTTTGGATAGAATTTCGAAAGAATTGGATGAGGTTGTCGAATTAAATATTCCTGCTGTTTTATTATTCGGAATACCTTCTAAGAAAGATGATGAAGGAACAGAAACATGGAATGATAACGGAATTATGCAACAAGCAATCCGTTTTATCAAAAAGAATTATCCTGATTTATATGTAATTACTGATGTTTGTTTTTGTGAATATACATCACACGGTCATTGTGGCGTTATTCATAATAATGATGTTGATAATGATGCAACTTTAGTAAATATAGCAAAACAAACTGTTTCGCATGCAAGAGCAGGAGCAGATATGGTTGCGCCTTCAGGAATGATGGATGGAACAATTGCCATGATGAGAGAATCTCTTGATAATACAGGCTTTGCTAATTTACCAATTATGGGATACTCTGTAAAATATGCATCAGCATTTTATGGACCTTTTAGAGAAGCTGTAGATTCTGCACCTTCTTTTGGTGATAGAAGAACGTATCAAATGGATGCTGCCAACAGAGATGAAGGTATGCGTGAAGCTACTTTTGATGATCAAGAAGGAGCAGATATTTTAATGGTAAAACCAGCTTTATCTTATTTAGATGTTATTAGAGATTTAAAAAATAATTTTGATAGACCAATTGCATGTTATAATGTAAGTGGAGAATATTCTATGGTAAAAGCAGCAGCTGAAAAAGGTTGGATTGATGGCGAAAAAGTAATGATGGAAAGTTTATTGTCGATGAAAAGAGCAGGAGCAGATATTATAATTACTTATTTTGCCAAAGAAGCAGCAAGAGTATTGAATAGAAAATAA
- the hemL gene encoding glutamate-1-semialdehyde 2,1-aminomutase gives MEFKKSQKLYKKGLVNLVGAVNSPVRAFSSVGGNPLFIKKAKGSKITDVDNNTYVDLVLSYGPMILGHRHKNVQKAIIKALKNGYSFGASTENEIKLAKIVCDAFPGMDKVRFVNSGTEAVLSGIRLARAFTGKDKIIKFAGCYHGHQDALLVAAGSGLATLSLPGSKGVPEGAVKNTLIANYNDLESVKAHFEEYDDIAGVILEPIAGNMGVVIPQNNFLKELKSYLESKGALLIVDEVMTGFRSKFGGAQELLGVEADITCLGKVIGGGFPVGAYGARNEIMQEVAPLGGMYQAGTLSGNPVAMAGGIATLKELKKQNPYDKFDKIAQTIEEFLLASAKKYGVDITVNRFGSMVNPFFTNVTVTNFKEAQTSDTKKFATFFWAMMKNGVFLPPSQFEAWFLTSALTKKDIEKISKAIDKGMEAVSKM, from the coding sequence ATGGAATTTAAAAAATCACAAAAATTATATAAAAAAGGATTGGTAAACCTTGTTGGAGCTGTAAATTCTCCAGTAAGAGCATTTTCTTCAGTAGGAGGAAATCCTTTATTTATCAAAAAAGCAAAAGGAAGTAAAATTACCGATGTAGATAATAATACTTATGTAGATTTAGTATTGTCTTACGGACCAATGATTTTAGGTCATCGTCATAAAAACGTGCAAAAAGCTATTATAAAAGCATTGAAAAATGGGTATTCTTTTGGAGCATCAACTGAAAATGAAATTAAATTAGCTAAAATAGTTTGTGATGCTTTTCCTGGAATGGATAAAGTTCGTTTTGTAAATTCAGGAACAGAAGCTGTTTTAAGTGGAATCCGTTTGGCAAGAGCTTTTACAGGAAAAGATAAAATTATAAAATTTGCAGGTTGTTATCATGGGCATCAAGATGCTTTATTGGTTGCAGCGGGTTCTGGTTTAGCAACTTTAAGTTTACCAGGAAGTAAAGGAGTACCTGAAGGTGCTGTAAAAAATACTTTAATAGCTAATTATAATGATTTAGAAAGTGTAAAAGCACATTTTGAAGAATATGATGATATTGCTGGAGTTATTTTAGAGCCTATTGCAGGTAATATGGGAGTTGTTATTCCTCAAAATAATTTTTTAAAGGAATTAAAATCATATTTAGAATCTAAAGGAGCTTTATTAATTGTTGATGAGGTTATGACAGGTTTCCGTTCTAAATTTGGAGGAGCGCAAGAATTATTAGGTGTAGAAGCTGATATTACTTGTTTAGGAAAAGTGATTGGAGGAGGTTTTCCAGTAGGAGCTTACGGAGCTCGTAATGAAATTATGCAAGAAGTTGCGCCTTTAGGAGGAATGTATCAGGCAGGAACTTTAAGTGGTAATCCTGTTGCTATGGCAGGTGGTATTGCTACTTTAAAAGAATTAAAAAAGCAAAATCCGTATGATAAATTTGATAAAATAGCTCAGACTATTGAAGAATTTTTATTAGCATCAGCTAAAAAATACGGAGTAGATATTACTGTAAATAGATTTGGTTCTATGGTAAATCCATTTTTTACAAATGTTACTGTAACTAATTTTAAAGAAGCACAAACATCAGATACAAAGAAATTTGCAACCTTCTTTTGGGCAATGATGAAAAACGGTGTATTTTTACCACCATCACAGTTTGAAGCATGGTTTTTAACATCAGCTTTAACAAAAAAAGACATTGAAAAGATTTCAAAAGCCATTGATAAAGGAATGGAAGCTGTTTCTAAAATGTAA
- the hemC gene encoding hydroxymethylbilane synthase, whose protein sequence is MQKTIKIGTRDSQLAMWQANKVRKELEELEYECEIVPIKSTGDIDLDTPLRELGITGVFTKNLDLAMLSGEIDIAVHSLKDVPTVLPEGIIQGAVLKRANYNDILVLKDNEEFFGQPNGVIATGSLRRRAQWLNRYPTREVVGLRGNVNTRLEKLEENDWDGAIFAAAGLERLGKRPEGAINLSWMIPAPAQGAIMITVLGDNDFSKDACEQLNHYETQLCVGIEREFLNLLEGGCTAPIGAIAYVDPKTEEINFKGLLLSEDGKKKISVTKNAKVGRHRFLAKDCADYVINRGGKELMEKNVVEKKDFAIYSTKKLSEIQKELVDSSIDVADSDFIKIRFNRIAPKVVKNEIENVIITSQNGVEAITNSFTSEELNFKNIYCVGRRTKKLIEQRIGKVVKSERNATKLAAYLSTEIKGQSATYFCSDLRLDTLPNTLNENGITVNEVEAYKTTLSSSKVDDTINGVLFYSPSTVESYMQENTTDKVAFCIGESTAKEARKHFENVQVAKLPTVESVLQLVNSHFIQE, encoded by the coding sequence GAATTAGGAATTACAGGCGTTTTTACTAAAAATTTAGATCTTGCCATGTTAAGTGGTGAGATTGATATTGCAGTACATTCTTTAAAAGATGTTCCTACTGTTTTACCTGAAGGAATTATTCAAGGAGCTGTTTTAAAACGTGCTAATTACAATGATATTTTAGTGTTAAAAGACAACGAAGAGTTTTTTGGACAGCCAAATGGTGTTATTGCAACGGGTAGTTTACGTAGAAGAGCACAGTGGTTAAATCGTTATCCTACGCGTGAAGTAGTTGGTTTACGAGGAAACGTAAATACGCGTTTAGAGAAATTAGAAGAAAATGATTGGGACGGTGCTATTTTCGCTGCCGCAGGATTAGAAAGATTAGGAAAAAGACCAGAAGGAGCAATTAATCTTTCTTGGATGATTCCTGCACCAGCTCAAGGTGCTATTATGATTACTGTTTTAGGAGATAATGACTTTTCTAAAGATGCTTGTGAGCAATTAAATCATTACGAAACACAACTTTGTGTAGGTATTGAACGTGAGTTTTTAAACTTATTAGAAGGTGGTTGTACTGCGCCAATAGGAGCTATAGCTTATGTTGATCCTAAAACTGAAGAAATAAACTTTAAAGGTTTATTATTAAGTGAAGATGGTAAAAAGAAAATATCAGTAACAAAAAATGCGAAAGTAGGACGTCATCGTTTTTTAGCAAAAGATTGTGCTGATTATGTAATCAACAGAGGAGGTAAAGAATTAATGGAAAAGAATGTAGTTGAAAAGAAAGATTTCGCTATTTATTCTACCAAAAAATTATCTGAAATTCAAAAGGAATTAGTTGATTCATCTATTGATGTAGCAGATAGTGATTTTATTAAAATTCGTTTTAATAGAATAGCGCCTAAAGTGGTTAAAAATGAAATCGAAAATGTAATTATCACTAGTCAAAATGGTGTAGAAGCAATTACAAATTCATTTACTTCGGAAGAATTAAATTTCAAAAATATTTATTGTGTTGGGCGTAGAACCAAAAAGTTAATTGAGCAAAGAATCGGGAAAGTAGTAAAGTCTGAAAGAAATGCTACAAAATTAGCTGCTTATTTATCTACTGAAATAAAAGGACAATCAGCTACTTATTTTTGTAGTGATTTACGTTTAGATACTTTACCAAATACTTTAAACGAAAACGGAATTACAGTAAACGAAGTAGAGGCTTATAAAACAACACTTAGTTCATCTAAAGTTGATGATACTATAAATGGTGTTTTATTTTATAGTCCATCGACAGTTGAAAGTTATATGCAAGAAAACACCACTGATAAAGTGGCTTTTTGTATTGGTGAAAGTACCGCAAAAGAAGCAAGAAAACATTTTGAAAATGTACAAGTTGCTAAATTACCAACTGTAGAAAGTGTTCTTCAATTAGTGAACTCACATTTTATACAAGAATAA